One region of Mucilaginibacter gotjawali genomic DNA includes:
- the hypD gene encoding hydrogenase formation protein HypD, producing MKYLSEFRSPEIVEALLKEIRETVKGNWNIMEVCGGQTHSLVKNGILNMLPSNIQMVHGPGCPVCVTPVNLIDKAVHLAVAHKVILCSYGDMIRVPGSGMSLLEAKSKGADVRILYSPLEAVNIAKENPEREVVFFAVGFETTAPANALSVIQAYQSGVKNYSILTSHVLVPPAIEAIMSDKECEVDAFLGAGHVCAIMGTSEYYPIVEKYKIPIVITGFEPVDLLEGILAAVKQLEKGEYKLENQYTRIVEAAGNTSAIKAIDQVFEVTNREWRGIGEIAASGYGVKDAFNAYDAIKKFKFDMAESHEDPTCMSGDIMKGKIKPNQCPNFGIKCTPVQPLGAPMVSSEGACAAYYYFNMAVEEVI from the coding sequence ATGAAGTATTTATCAGAATTCCGCTCACCGGAAATTGTGGAGGCCTTGCTGAAAGAGATAAGGGAGACCGTAAAAGGAAACTGGAATATTATGGAAGTATGCGGCGGCCAAACGCATTCGCTGGTAAAAAACGGCATCCTGAATATGCTGCCGTCCAATATCCAAATGGTGCATGGGCCGGGCTGCCCGGTTTGTGTTACGCCGGTCAACCTGATCGATAAGGCGGTTCACCTGGCGGTAGCGCATAAGGTGATCCTGTGTTCGTATGGCGATATGATCCGCGTTCCCGGGAGCGGAATGAGCCTGCTGGAAGCAAAATCTAAGGGCGCTGATGTCCGCATTTTATATTCACCGCTCGAAGCCGTTAACATCGCTAAAGAAAATCCTGAACGCGAAGTTGTTTTTTTTGCTGTTGGATTTGAAACTACCGCGCCTGCCAATGCCCTCTCGGTTATCCAGGCGTACCAATCCGGGGTAAAAAATTATTCTATCCTTACTTCGCACGTGTTGGTGCCACCCGCAATTGAAGCCATTATGAGCGACAAGGAGTGTGAAGTTGATGCCTTTTTAGGGGCCGGCCACGTATGTGCCATTATGGGTACGAGCGAATACTACCCGATAGTTGAAAAATATAAGATTCCTATCGTTATTACAGGTTTTGAGCCTGTAGATTTATTAGAAGGTATTTTGGCTGCCGTAAAGCAACTGGAAAAAGGCGAATATAAACTGGAAAATCAATATACCCGCATCGTTGAGGCAGCCGGAAATACCAGCGCCATTAAAGCCATTGACCAGGTATTTGAAGTTACCAACCGCGAATGGCGCGGTATCGGTGAAATAGCGGCCAGCGGCTACGGCGTAAAAGATGCCTTTAATGCTTATGATGCCATTAAAAAGTTTAAGTTTGATATGGCTGAATCGCATGAAGATCCAACTTGTATGTCAGGCGACATCATGAAAGGAAAGATCAAGCCGAACCAATGCCCCAACTTTGGCATAAAGTGTACCCCGGTGCAGCCCCTGGGTGCGCCGATGGTAAGCAGCGAGGGAGCCTGCGCGGCTTATTATTATTTTAACATGGCGGTAGAGGAGGTCATTTAG
- the hypE gene encoding hydrogenase expression/formation protein HypE: MILSCPLPKLDFDTINLGHGSGGTLTSQLLDAGVFKLLENELLNKKHDGAIFNLDGKVAMSTDTYVVSPIFFEGGNIGDLAINGTINDLAMCGAAAKYLTLGFVLEEGLKMTEFWEILLSIKAACDAAGVNIVTGDTKVVERGKGDKIFINTTGIGTVHPKANIDAENIKAGDKIILSGPLARHGITIMSHRQGLQFESTISSDTRPLNKIILSLLDEFGENIHFLRDPTRGGLATVLNEIAAGAKLGIDIAQKNMSVEEEVAGACEMLGLDPMYVANEGLFVAVVDATVAENILSRLNEWEHGEMARIIGETTTDHPRQVIMKSLIGGRRVVNMLPGEQLPRIC; the protein is encoded by the coding sequence ATGATCCTCTCCTGTCCCTTACCAAAACTCGATTTTGATACCATTAACCTGGGGCATGGCAGCGGCGGTACTTTAACCAGCCAGTTGCTGGATGCAGGCGTATTCAAATTGCTTGAAAACGAACTGCTCAACAAAAAACATGATGGTGCTATTTTTAACCTTGATGGCAAAGTAGCCATGAGTACCGATACCTATGTGGTTTCCCCCATATTTTTTGAGGGCGGAAATATCGGCGATTTGGCCATCAACGGCACGATAAACGACCTGGCCATGTGCGGCGCTGCCGCAAAATACCTTACACTGGGGTTTGTGCTGGAAGAAGGTTTAAAAATGACCGAATTTTGGGAGATATTGCTTAGTATAAAAGCAGCTTGCGACGCTGCCGGGGTAAATATTGTTACCGGCGATACAAAAGTGGTTGAACGGGGAAAAGGCGATAAGATCTTTATCAATACCACCGGCATCGGCACAGTGCACCCAAAAGCAAATATCGATGCCGAAAACATTAAAGCCGGCGATAAAATTATTTTAAGCGGCCCCTTGGCCAGGCATGGCATCACTATCATGAGCCACCGGCAGGGCTTGCAGTTTGAAAGCACTATCAGCAGTGATACCCGGCCGCTCAATAAAATTATCCTGTCGCTGCTGGATGAATTTGGCGAGAACATCCACTTCCTGCGCGACCCGACACGCGGGGGCCTTGCAACTGTTTTGAATGAAATTGCCGCAGGTGCCAAATTAGGAATCGACATCGCGCAAAAAAACATGAGCGTAGAAGAAGAGGTAGCCGGCGCCTGCGAAATGCTGGGGCTCGACCCTATGTATGTTGCCAACGAGGGCTTGTTTGTCGCCGTTGTTGATGCCACGGTGGCCGAAAATATATTAAGCAGGCTGAACGAATGGGAACACGGCGAAATGGCACGCATCATAGGCGAAACGACAACCGATCATCCCCGCCAGGTGATTATGAAGAGTTTGATTGGCGGCCGCAGGGTAGTAAATATGCTGCCAGGCGAGCAACTGCCAAGAATCTGCTGA